Genomic segment of Phycisphaerales bacterium AB-hyl4:
CTTAGCTGAGTCAGCCTCGCCTGGTTGTTGTTGGTCGATCAGCGTCGCGAGCAGCGACTGAGCGTCGCGTCCGCCAACTGGCTCGCCGCTACAAGTTGCAGACCGTCGCACAGGCACCTCGCCAAGGCGTGGCCACGATCTACAGGACCGCAGACTGGATCGTGCAAACCCTCAAGCAGATTGTTCAGGCTCACCGAGCGGTGAAGCCCCACGCAACGGGGCAGCAGGTGCCCCGTCTAGGTGAATGGAAACCTCTTCCTTTATTTTCTGCTCAGATTACGTGGGAAAGGATGTTGCGGAACGGCTTCCAATCACAGATGGTGCATGATGGCCGCAAGATGAACAGCCGTTTCCATCCTCCATGACACGTATCCATGATCACTTGAAATCATGTACGGCCAGCAGCTCCAGAAGCAAATTTCGATGCGTTGGGATGTACCATGTGAATGTGCATGCTGATTCTAGGCAAGCACGATTCACAACGCGGGGCATCACCCACATCAGGATGACGATTTCGGCTAGGTTATGGTTCATTCAGCGTAGATTCGATCTTGCCGATAGGGGAAGTATGAGCGTGGATTTTGCCGCCAAGGCGATCAAACGGAGTTGATGCTGGCAACTGGATGAGGCTAACGGATCCGAGGGTGCGTCCGGTTCAAATCGTCAACACGTTTCGAGAGTTTATGAAAGATGTGCGATCCAACACTTTATAGCAGTGCCGAGCAAGACGATTTATCCGTCTACTTTCAAAACTGGGATGGTGAATGGCGTCAGATCGACCCTGAAGGCAATATCACATATCACCCTAATCGCCCCGCAGCATTGACAAAAGCAGCTATTGCCTATTCAATTGCGAAAGCGTTATCCCGATGACCATGTTATAAATCGCATAATCGAATCTTGGCTCCAGGTATGTTCTGTCGCAATCAGTTCAGCAGTGCTTACGGAGCATGCAGGTCTCCCTCCCGCTCAAGCCAGTTCACCACGTTACTGCCAAATTGTATATGAACCTTTGCGGTCCAAGGTGCATGAGGATGGTATCCTTGCTGTGTTATGGCGTGTGCGTATTCACGGCTTTGCTTCAAATTATGAAGAGTGACGTTCATCTATTGTCAACGATGATAATCCAGCACGACATGCATGCATATTCTCAAACGACCGTCTGAGAATACCGGCGACGGCGACGCCGAAGGCCATTTGATGAGGTCGAGAATGAGGATCGCCGGGGAACGTTCGGGAATAGCCGGTCAAGGCATTCGGCGGTTGGCACTGAGGCGGATGCGACGCAGCAGGAAATCCGCTCCGGGTCGCTTCAACGCCCCGCTGAGGATTCGGAAGACGACGGCTTTCTCCACCTGGCCGTCGCAGTAGAGATCGAGAATCGAGCGGGGCTGGTAGGCCGGGTTGTGCTGCATGGAGCAGGCCCGGCAGACAGGGACGATGTTGGCTGGCACCAGCGGTGCCATCTCGGTTGTGGGAAACAGACGGCACGCGGTCACGGCCAGGCGGTTGCAGTAGGCACAATGACCTTGATGGTCGATGATCAGGTCAAGGAACTGCTCCCACGTGCAGTCCACGAGGACGCCATGGCGGTTGGCTTTGACCTTCTGTTGTCGAAACCACGAGCCAAGACGGTAGTTGTTCAGGTGACTAGGCAGATCGTTCAGGCGAGAATTGCGAACCATGGTGGTGCTTCCTTTCCCTATGTTTGCCTTCCTTCCTCCCTCGTGACGTTCCCGATCCCGTCCGCGTGGACGTGATCCCGATACGTTTGGCCCTGCAATGCCACCGCCGCCCTGGCGGAAGCCAGGCCGGCGGCGGTGTTGCGGCGGATGACCATGGTGATGGTCCACGGCGTGCTTTTGTTCACGGTCGCCCTGATGATCGATCAGACGGATCACGCCGCGATGCACGCGTTCGACCGTCACCGCTCCCCGCATACCGTGCAGCGTCAGGCGAACGATCGACAGTCGACGCACCGGGTTCGAATCATCGGATGGTGGATGCAGGGGTTGAATCATGACGGCCATTGGATGCCAGGCGAATCGGCGGCACAATTGCACAGCGAGGGGTATGCGGGGGCTACCGTCGTCGATGCTTCCGCTTGAGATAACGCGGCAACGCCACATCCAGCGCGCCATCGCCGAGAGCGTGTTGCCGTGGGCGGCGTGCAGCCGGGGCGTGCGGTCCTGCAGGATTGGCCAGCGACCTTCGGTGTAGCGGAACTTCGCCGCCGGATCGGCGATTCGTGTGCACGGCCAGACGCTGGCGGTGTTCTGCACCACCTGGGCATGCGGCTTGTCGCGGTGACGCCGCAACGCCCGACCCACCATCTGAATGGTGGGTCCTTTGGAAGCCGGTCGGGCGAAGACGGTTGTCAGGGCCGGGTTGTTAAACCCTTCGGTAAGCACCTGCACGTTGAGCAGCACATCGACCTCGCCCCGGTTGAACGCGTCGATCTGGCGGTCCTGTTCGCTGTGGCCGTGCACCACCTCGCAGCGGACGCCGCCTTCGCGAAGCAGCCGGGCACAGCGGAAGCATTCATCGAGCGAGAGGAAATAGCCTACGCTCTGGCCCCACCGCCGCCGCTGTTCGAGGTAGAGCCGGGCCAACTGCTCCGGCGTCCACGGCCCGTCAAAGATGTACTGGTGATACGGCGAGAGATAGCCCGCTTCAATCAGCTGTGACAAGCCCGCGTCGCGGATGACCTTGCTGAAACACAACGCCAGCTGATTCGTGCGAAACGGCGTGGCGGTCGTGGCCAGGTGCAGCTTCGGCTTGACCTTGGCATAGACCGAGGCGGAACTGTCGCTGGCGGCATGGTGTCCCTCGTCTTCGATGAGCACCTCAAAATCGGTGGGCGGGTTCTGCTCAAACAGGCTGAAATATCGGATGGGTTTGAAACCAATCAATCGCTGGTTGTCTGCCTCGGCCTGATGCAGCAGATGACGCCGCATCGCCGTCCACCCCGACCGCCACCCGTAGCGGCGGTGCAGGGCCTGGGCGATCAAGTGGGCCATGATCGTCTTGCCGCTGCCGGTGGGACTCTCGATCAGGATGCTGCGGTGCCCCTCGTCCACCGCCGCCAGGGCCTGCTCGATGATCCGCTGTTGATAATCGCGTGGTTCGAGCATGGCATCAATCCTCGTTAGGCAGCAGGATGGTGAGTACCGGCTCGCCTTCGTCGCCAGGTCCGCAGATGACCTTGAGCGTGACGGTCTCCTGGCGTTCCGGCTCCATCAGGAAAATCACCTGAAACAGAAGCTGATCCTTGCGGCGGGAGCGACGGATCGCGTGGTAGAGCATCCACAACAGGTCATGCCCACGCCCGCGTTCGGATTGACCCAGCGACCGCAACCCCTCGCGAGGGACGACGTAGCCGTGCCACACCGCCGCCGTGCAGGCCACCGGGCAGTGGAAGCCGGTCTCTTTCGCCCATTCGGTGAGATCAACGAGCACGCCATCGGCCAGGGCCTGCTGGCGGGTGTAGCGATAGATGATCGGATCGGATTCGGGGTGCGTCTCGGCCATGGGGCCCTCCGTCGTTGGGAAGATTCGCAGGTCTCCGGTGCCTGCTTACCCATCCATGGCACGACGCGGGGGCAGCGATAATGTGGTTGTTGCTGCTGGGCATCGCCAGCAGAGGCAGACCGGGGCCCTGCCTGGGGGGGGGGTAGGGAGAGGGGTAAGGGAAGTATGGCGGAGACGGGGGAGATATGGCCGATCCTCCGCCGATGTGGTTCTCGGCGAACGTTGCACTTCCCGTGGAAGGGCCTCTGGATAACGACCATCCAGACACCTTGCCCCAGAAGACACTTGACTGGCGGGCCGGGACGGCCGACAATATGTACAGAATTGCGTACATTGGAGTCCGCCATGCGAACCGCCAACATCATGCCCTTCACCGAGCACCGCCAACACCTACGCGAACACTTCGAGCAGGTGAAACGCAGCAACCACCCCCTGATCGTGACCACCAATGGCAAGCCCGCTGCCGTCGTGATCAGCCCCGAACGCTACGATCAACTCGCTGAAGCGGAAGAACGCCTGCAAAGCCTGGAAATGATCGACAAGAGCATGCAGGACATTCAGGCCGGTCGCACCCAGCCGATGCGAGACGCCCTCCGCCAGATCGCCGACGAACAGGGTGTGAAGCTTGAGCGGTGATCATCCCTACAAGGTGGTCGTCACCGAGACGACGCTGGATGCGATTCGATCCGCCGTTCGGTAATCGCCATTGAAGAGAAAGCCCCGCTCAACGCTCAGCGTTGGCTTGAGGGGTTATGGGATGCCGTGGACACGTTGGAGACATGGCCCACGCGTTGCAGCCTGGCTCCGGAAAACGCATATCGCCCCTTCGAAATCCGCAAGCTCAACCACGGCAGCCACCTGATCCTGTTCACCATCAACAAAGAGCAGGCGACGGTCTATGTAATTGGTCTGCGTCACGGGATGCAAGAACCCGCCTCAAGAGGAGCTCCCTGCTACATCCACCGATATTCGACGAGGGTGACTGGGCAAGAATGTAAGAATTTTGACTGCAATACCGACAATCACTGCACTAAATGCTTATCGATGACAAGGCCATCGGTGAAAGAAAGACAGATGACCACCATCGACGCAATAGCGATTACCAAAATCCACATTACCCAGGACGTCTTTTGCAAATGCTATGTCCCCAGAAACGTCTGCCTATACAGTATTGGTAATGCGTACGCGTACGCGTGAGAAGATATCCACGGTTTGTAATCCCATTGATTCCTCGGCGACATATCAGCGGTTGTTGAAACATAGTAAAAGGGCGGGTTACATCGGTGGCCACATCATCAGCACGGCGGCAATGCAACTCGGTGATACTTGCGTCGGTGCGACGTAGTCTTGCATTTCGCCGTATCGTTGACCGACTTCGACTTCGACTTCGACTTCGACTTCGACTTCGACTTCGACTTCGACTTCGACATCGACTTTGAGGTCAACGTCTGAGAAAGCGATGAGTACGATTAGCATTCAATTTAAGTTGGCGGAACTGCTCCAAGAAATGCAGGCGAGTGAAGGGGTTGCTGCCCAGCCGCCCTTAGTGAATACAAAACGGTGCAACGCATCCTCAAGCGAGCCAAGGTGTCGCGATGGACGCCCGCGTTCCAGGTTCTGCGGGCGTGTGCTGAAGTGGATTTCCTACAGCTCGGCCTCAGTGAACGGCTCTACACGCGGGCCATCGGCCACAGCCCGGAAGTGAGTCGCAAGTATTATCTGGACAAATTCGAAAAGACCGTGCTGGAAGATCAGGAACGCAACGAATATCTCGCGGCATTGAAAATTGCGGAAAGCCGGATCGTCAAAGCGGCGGGGTGATTAGCCCCTTCCCCCATCACGGGGACTGGACGGTTCGCACCCAATCCGCCGGGTTCATCACGCGGACGCCTCGGCGATGCCGAGCGGGGAAGTGCTTGATGTTGCCGACGATCGTGTGGTCAATCTGTCATGTCTCGCATGCCGGAGCCCGATAACCGGGAAATCAGCAAAAACCCTACAACCTGCTCAGGATCCCCAGGCCGATCACCGAAGAACAACGTGTCGGTTCATCAGTTTTGAGAACTTGCACCTCCACATGGCCACCGCAGTGTGTGAAGTTTTCCGGTTTTTTTACCACACGAAAAAGGGTTTGGTTATGCCTGGTTATTATCACATTCTTTTCAGTTCCGTTGGCCAACGGGCCACATCGTTCCGCCGTTGGTCCCTTGGGGCGGCGGTCTTATCGCTCGGCGTGATGGTTCCGCCGGCGGTGGCACAGGACACCCAGTGGGACGCCGGCACCGGCGACTGGTTTGATGACGCCAACTGGAGCAACAACGAACCCACGGCAAGCAGCTCCGTGACCATCGACAACGACGGCACAGCCAATATCCAGTCTGGCGGCGCAACGGCGCAGTACATCTACGTAGGCGATACCGATGGCAACTCGGGCTTTATCCGAATCACTGGCGGTGGCGAGTTGACCACCTCCGATGACGGGTCGAACTGGACCAGTGTCCTCGGCCGTTTTTCAAACAGCACCGGCGAGATCACTGTTGACGGCGATGGTTCCGTCTGGAACAACCTCGGCAACACACACGTTGGTAGTAATGGTAGCGGCACACTGACCATCAGCGATGGTGGGCTGGTCATCACCGGGAACAACTTCCTGCTGGGGCAATACCCTGGCTCGACCGGCATACTCAACATCGGCGACGGCGGCGCGGCCGGCATCCTCGACACCGCCAGCGTTCACGGCGGCAGCAGTTTTGGCAGCGGTGGCCCAGCCATCCTCAACTTCAATCACACTGACAGCGACTACTGGTTCACCAGCGACGGCACCGCCGACGGCGATGCCATCAGCATCACCGGCAGCACCGAGGTCAACACCCTCGGCTCCGGCTGGACCACACTCACCGGCACGCACGACTACGCCGGCGGCACGCAACTCTACGACGACAGCACACTGCGCATCCACGACGCCGACCTGACCACCCGTCGATTCTTCGTTGGCGTCGACGACGGTGACAACGCTGTCCTGCGGATCGAAGATGGCTCGACCGTCGTCTCCGGCCAGGGCAACATTGCGGCCGACTACAGCGTCATCGGCGTTTACGCCGACAGCGTCGGAACCGTCATCGTCGATGGGGCCGACACAAGCTGGATCAGCCCCGCCGACTTGTTCGTCGGCGAAAATGGCATGGGTACGCTCTACGTCACCGGCGGCGCGACCGTGGAATCAGGATACGCCTTCGTCAGCGGGGGTAACCATTCAACCGGCCAAGCGGTGATCCACGGCGAAGACTCCACCTGGACGGTCAACGAAGACCTCTACGTCGGCAGCTACGGATCGAATGCGGACGGCCAAATGATGATCGCCAACGGTGGCGTCGTCAACGTCGCGGGCGACTTCATCCTCGCTGACAACTCCACCAGTTGGGGGACGCTGACCATCGGCGATGATGGGGCCGCGGGCATTCTCAACGCCGATCGCATCGAGCAAGGCAGTGGCATCGCAACCCTCCGGTTCCACCACACCGACAGCGACTACTGGTTCACCAACGACGGGACCGGCGACGGCGAGACCATCCAGTTGGCCGGCCGCGTCATGATCGAGCACAACCAGACGG
This window contains:
- a CDS encoding DUF6573 family protein codes for the protein MAETHPESDPIIYRYTRQQALADGVLVDLTEWAKETGFHCPVACTAAVWHGYVVPREGLRSLGQSERGRGHDLLWMLYHAIRRSRRKDQLLFQVIFLMEPERQETVTLKVICGPGDEGEPVLTILLPNED
- a CDS encoding type II toxin-antitoxin system Phd/YefM family antitoxin; this encodes MRTANIMPFTEHRQHLREHFEQVKRSNHPLIVTTNGKPAAVVISPERYDQLAEAEERLQSLEMIDKSMQDIQAGRTQPMRDALRQIADEQGVKLER
- a CDS encoding DEAD/DEAH box helicase, which translates into the protein MLEPRDYQQRIIEQALAAVDEGHRSILIESPTGSGKTIMAHLIAQALHRRYGWRSGWTAMRRHLLHQAEADNQRLIGFKPIRYFSLFEQNPPTDFEVLIEDEGHHAASDSSASVYAKVKPKLHLATTATPFRTNQLALCFSKVIRDAGLSQLIEAGYLSPYHQYIFDGPWTPEQLARLYLEQRRRWGQSVGYFLSLDECFRCARLLREGGVRCEVVHGHSEQDRQIDAFNRGEVDVLLNVQVLTEGFNNPALTTVFARPASKGPTIQMVGRALRRHRDKPHAQVVQNTASVWPCTRIADPAAKFRYTEGRWPILQDRTPRLHAAHGNTLSAMARWMWRCRVISSGSIDDGSPRIPLAVQLCRRFAWHPMAVMIQPLHPPSDDSNPVRRLSIVRLTLHGMRGAVTVERVHRGVIRLIDHQGDREQKHAVDHHHGHPPQHRRRPGFRQGGGGIAGPNVSGSRPRGRDRERHEGGRKANIGKGSTTMVRNSRLNDLPSHLNNYRLGSWFRQQKVKANRHGVLVDCTWEQFLDLIIDHQGHCAYCNRLAVTACRLFPTTEMAPLVPANIVPVCRACSMQHNPAYQPRSILDLYCDGQVEKAVVFRILSGALKRPGADFLLRRIRLSANRRMP
- a CDS encoding type II toxin-antitoxin system RelE/ParE family toxin → MEEKAPLNAQRWLEGLWDAVDTLETWPTRCSLAPENAYRPFEIRKLNHGSHLILFTINKEQATVYVIGLRHGMQEPASRGAPCYIHRYSTRVTGQECKNFDCNTDNHCTKCLSMTRPSVKERQMTTIDAIAITKIHITQDVFCKCYVPRNVCLYSIGNAYAYA